TCGAACTCCTGCACCTCGCCGGTGGCGATCCATTCGCCATCGTAGCGGACGCTTTCGGCGACGCTTCGCGCCTCTGCGGGCGTGCCGGCCTCGACGACGGTTTCGTAATAGACAAAGGCATCGTGGCCCTTGCGGACAACAAATCTGGGCATGGGAAGCTCCATAGGGAAAGCACCGGGCGCGACGGCCGGTCTGGTTGACGGGATGGTGGGAAGGCTCAGTGCCAGGTCTGCCACGCGCCGCTTTGGGCCGCGGCGTGGCAGCGCAGCATCTCGCGGTAGAACTTGCGGCGCAGAAGGCGTTTGCAGCGGTCCCGGCGGACCCAGGCGGGAAGCATTCGCGCCGCCGCCCGCAGGACCGCCCGGTCGGTGTCGATCACCGTGATGCCGAGATCGGCATAGATCGAGTGCATCATGGCCGGCCTCCCTTGGTGTTGCGCCACAATGCCGGTCCGAGGGCGGTGAGCACCGCGCGGATCTCGGCCGTGCCGGTCCGGTCGTCGGGAGCGGTCGATCTGACGACAGCCAGGCATGCCGAGCTGATCTCGCAGTCGGTCACGGCGTCGGGCGACAGGCCGCCGAAGTCCGGATCGGTTGCGAGGATCGTCGCGATGCGATCGCGAACTCGATCTTCCTCAAGCCATGCCAGGACATGGCGACGTCCGGGAAGATCGGCGGCAGGGTCGGGATCGCGCGCGCCGGCGATGATCGCCTCGCCGCGTGCGACCTCCCAGGAGGCGCGCGAGATCCAGTCCCTCTCCGTGGCGGTATTCGCGCAAACGTCTGCGACCAGCATCTTCAGCAGGCCGAGAACGATCTCGAACTGCGCGATCTTCCGGGCGTCCGTCTCCGCGAACTGCGAGGGAACGGCAATGGATGACCGTGCGAGGGGCGCATCCGGTCCGGGCCAGATGCCGGTGACGTAGGTCTCGCCGGCCGACTCGTAGGCGATCGCATCGCCATCCCGATCGTCGTCCTCGATGGCGAGCCGGCAAGCCAGCTCGGGCGTGTCGGCCTCGTATGTCCGCGTCCGGTAGGCCGGGAGCCGGTAAGCGGTCTCGATGGTGAACATCGGCATGATGTGCTCCTGAAACGAAAACGGCCCGGCGAGCGCCGGGCCTGGAGGTGGAAGGGGGAAGATGCGGGGCGACCGCGGCCGCCCCGCGGATGTGGGACTATTCGGCGGCGACGAGCACCGCCGGATCTTCGCCGGTGCCGGCTTCGGGGGCCTCGTCGTCGCCGGCGAGGAAGTCGGGAAGCGCCACGTCGGGCTCGTCCTCTTCGGCTGCACCCTCGATCGCGGGCTCTTCGCTGGCGAGACGCAGCGGTTCCGGGAGCCAGCCGGTATTCGCCAGCCGCTCCTCCGCCTCGGACGCCATCCACATCTTGTCCTTCTTCTGGTTGTCGAGGAGATTGGCGGTGCTCTCGCCGACGGCCTCGGCGATGGCTTCGAGGATGCGCTGCTTGGTCACGCGACCGAAGTAGTTCGCGACGGTCGGCCGGAATCCGGCCTCCGCCATGTCGAGGCCGGTCACGCGGGCCAGGCGGTCGGCTTCCGCCATGCGCGCCTGGAGCTGCCTTTCGGAGATGCCGGTGGCGCTCATGGGATTGGGCCGCTCGTAGAGCGCGTTGATCCCGAGAGACATGCAATGCGCCAGCAGCGCCATGCGGTTCTCGTCGTCGAGCGCAACGAGCCAGTCCCAGAGCGCATCGTCGTCGGTCGGCACCTTGGCCTTCCATGCGGCGTGGCGCTTGTCCACGGCCTTCGCATAGGGCGTGGTCTTCAGGTCGGTTCCCTGATTGCCGCAAAAGACCTCGTGAACCGAGACCTGGACGGTCGCGCCATGGGTGGATCGCCTGAAGGCGTCGCGGGCGAGCTTGTGCAGCAGCGCCGTCATGGCGACATGGGGATTGCTGCCGACCGCGTTGCGCAGCGCGATGGTACGATGCGCCGACAGCTCGATCACCAGCTTTTCGGGGAGCGGCCGGATGACGTCCACGTCCTCCTCTGGCTCGACCGGCCGGCCGTTGACGGCGATGACGGTGCGCGGTCCCTCGGGCGAGAGATCGTCATCGTCCTCGCCGTCGATACCGGCATCCGGCTCGACGCCTTCGGTGTCGACGGTCTCGACCGGCTCGTCCTCGGGGCGCACCCAGCCGCGATTGACGACAAGCTCGCCGTCCTCGTCGACGGTGACGAAAGCGCCGGCGATGGCGATCTCGACCGGATCATAGACGGTCGGGCGGCGCTCGAAGGCTTCGAGCTGCCTTTCGATCTCGCCTAGGCGCCGGTCGATGTCCTCGGGCAGCTCCTGATCGGCCGGGTACTTGGCCTCAAGCCGCTCCTGCTGGCTGCGCAGCTTCTCGCGTTCGCGCCGCTCCTTCTTGGACAGTTCCGCCGGCGTGCCGACGACGCCGCGCAGGCCGTGGTCATAGCCGTAGGGAAGTTCGAGGTCTGCTTCGACCCACTTCCAGCCTTCGGCGGCCACAGCATCCGCGGCCGCCTTCAGCTTCTCCCCGACCAGCCGGTCGAGAAGCGGCACGTCTTCCAGCCATCCCTCCTCGTCATCGTCGAAGAGATAGCGCGGCAGGAGAGACCCGCTCGCCGCCAGATAGGCGTCGAGGCCGACGAAGCGCGCACGCTTGTCGGATGCGGGAACCTCGGTCTCGGTGAGCATTTCCCGGATCTGCCAGGGCTCCTTGTTGTGGGACTGCCGGACGGCATCCCAAACCTGCTCCTGGCGTTCGTGATCGGGATGGGCGGTGAACGCCTCCAGCGTCCGGAGCGTCATGCCGTTCGCGGCATAGACCTCGTGCAGCTTGGGCGAGACCTTGGCGAGCACCAGGCGCTGCTCGACATAGCGCGTCGTCGTGAAGTAGGCGCTGGCGACCTCCTCGTGGGTCATGCCGCCATCCACCATCCGCTTGAAGGCGCGGAACTGGTCGAGCGGATGCAGCCCGACGCGGAAGGTGTTCTCGGCCAGCGAGTCGTCGACGGCCGAGGTCTTGGCATTGGCCTTCTTGACGAGGCAGGGGACCAGGCCGTCCTCGGGGAAGCGACCCTTTGCCACCAGGCGGGCGATGACGCGGTAGCGGCGACCGCCGGCCGGGGTCTCGAAATCGCCGGTCTCGTTGCCGTCGGCGTCGAGAACGGCGCGGACATTGATGCCGAGGATCAGGTCCTCGCGGCGCTCGACATCGAACTCAAGCTCATCGAGGCCCGCATCGGCGTCGACTTCGCGAACATTGTCGTTCGACAGATGGATGCGGTTGAAGGGAATGTCGCGCGACCGCGAGAACTCGATCATCGCGAGGGCGGGCTTCTTCTTGGCAGCTCGGGCCATGGTGGGGTACTCCGTGACGGGCGCCGAGAGCCTCTCTCTCCGCTATCAACCCGTCACGAAATCCCCATCCCCTCTCTCACTCTCTGGAACGCCGATGCGGGCGCCTGCCTCACCGGGCGGGGAGCGACGGCCGCGGCGCGTCCACCCCGTATTTCCGCCGCAGCGTGTCGATCGCCGCCTCCTGCCGGACGATCCTGCGACGAAGCCGGTCGAGATCGGGACCGGACGCCTTGAGCAGATCGTCGAGGATGCGGCGGTATTCCGCCTCGTCCGCGCCGGTCCAGCGGCTCATCGCACGATGGTAGTGCCGCGCTTTCGGCCGCCGGCGGATCGCCTCGGCTTCGGCCCGGCGGCATACCGCGCGCTCGGCCAGCGCGAGATTGTCCCGGCTTCGGGCGAGGCCGGCTTCCATGCGCACGAGAGCGGCGTGAAGTCGCGCGCGGTCAATCACGCCGCCCGCCTGTCAGGCTCGGCCTCCACCGGGCGCAGCCCGTCATCGGGGGCGAAGGACAATATCCAGTCGGCCGCCTTGCTGGCCTGGCTGGCGGCGCGGACCACGGCGCGGGAATCCTCGCGCAGCACGTCGAGCCAGGAGCCGATATAGTCGGCATGGCGCACGGTCGGGACGATGCCGAGCGACGCGCAGCAGAATGCGGCGCTCATCTCGGCGATCAGTTCCTCGAAGGCATATTTCTTCGTGCCGAAGGAGGAGGAGAAATCGCGGTTCAGCCGGCTGCGATGGCCGCTGGCGTGACCCAGCTCGTGCAGGGCCGTCCGGTGCCAGTTGATCGGCTCGAAATAGGCTTGCGGCGGCGGCACGACCACATAGTCGTCGGCCGGTACATAGAATGCCCTGTCGCCGCCGATGCGGAAGTCGACGCCCGTCGCCCTGATCAGCGCCTCGACCCTCGGCTCGATCAGGCCGGGGGGCGGCGGCGGAACCGCGACGGTGATGTCGTCGGGCAGCCGTTCGCATTGCGCTGCATTGAAGACGGTGAAGCGCTTGAGGAAGGGGATGGCCTGGGCTTCCTCGCCGGTCTCGCGCGCCCGGCGCTTCTCGTCCTCTGGGACGAAGCGGTCGGCATAGACGACGGTGGTGCCCTGCTCGCCCTTGCGGACATTGCCGCCGAGCGCGGCGGCCTGCCTGTAGGTGAGCCAGCCCTGACCGGGAAAACCGTGCTGCACGACGGCGCCCCAGAGGATCAGGATGTTGATGCCGCTGTAGCTGCGGCCGGTGGCGGCGTTCCTCGGCAGGCCGAGCGGCGCTTTCGCCGACGCCGTGCCCCAGGGCTGGACCCAGGGGAAGCGGCCGACCTCGAGCTCGGCGATGATCTTGCCGGTGATCTCGTCATAGAGGTTCGTCCGGTCCGAGCCGGCGCGAGGGGTGCGGTCACGTCTGGACATCGCGGTTCTCCGCGACGGGCGCCGGGAGCCTCTCTCCCAGCCCTCAACCCGTCACGGCAAACCCCGTCCGCACTCTCACTCTCGGGGGGCGTTGCGGGGTCTCCCCGCAGAAGGGGGTGTGTCGGCAACGAAGTGCCGACCAGGGGGAAGGCTTTCCCCCGCAAGACCGTAAAACCGTGGAAGCGTATAAATGCAAAAGCATAGATACGGACCGCCGGAAATCGCGAAGGACCGCCAGCCTCGAAATCGCTCCGGTCCCGCCCTATCTTGCCATCCATGTGCAACGCCTATGAACAGCATGTGAAATGGGTCGAGTATTGCAGGATGATGCAGGCGCTGGAGCTTGGGATTCCGACGCAACAAAGCGACCTTGACCTTCCCGAACATGACGACATCCGCATCAACCAGATGGGTCCGGTGATGCGGGCGACGGCGAACGACCGCGAGGTCGAGCTGGAGCGGATGAATTTCGGATTGCCGTCGAACCGGCCCGAGGGCGGCCCGGTGTTCAACTTCCGCTCGGAAGGGCGCGATTTCTCCAACACCCATCGCTGCCTCGTCCCGGCCTCGGCCTTCTTCGAGTTCACCGGCACGAAATATCCGAAGACCAAGCACCGCTTTACGCTGAACGGAGCGCCCTTCCTTGCCGTCGCCGGCATCTGGCGCGAGGCGCAGGGCAATCACCCGGCCTCCTTCGCCATGCTGACGACCGATCCCGGTCCCGACGTGAAGCCGATCCACGACCGGCAGATCGTGGTGCTGCGGCCGGAAGATTGGGCGGCCTGGCTATGGCTGACGAAACCGGAGGCCGAGTTATTACGGCCGCTGGAGCAAGTCTCCCTCTCGGTCGAGACGGTGCGGAAGGGTGCCGACTAGCCCCATCGCCGCTTCCATCCGCCACTATGACAGCGGCATCCGACGACGAAAGCGGCCGTCAGCTTCTCCAACATGCGATAGTGCGCTCGACCGCTTCCCGGCCGAGGTGACGCCTTTCCTTGAAGAGTCTAGGGTAGATTTGTGGAAGTTTCGGAGCTGTTGGCGGGGGCATGGCGGATATATTTGAGAATGCGGTAACTTCGATTGTGCTCGGTATCGAAGATTTCCGAGAGGGTTCCGACGCGCGCATGTTGAGTGCGGCGCGCAACTACTATGCGGGCGTGCTGTTACTGGGCAAGGAATGCCTCGTCCGTGCCGCCCCTGACGCCGATCCGATGGAGATCATCGGCGCGAAATTCGAACCCGTCCCCGATGGTGACGGCGGCGTTGACCATGAGGTTGTCGGCTATGCGACGGTAGATCTCGCCCAGCTCAAGAGCCGATTCAAGAAATTCGGCTTGTCCTGGCCTGACGTGAACATCGAAAAGCTGCAACGATTCCGAAACAATCTTGAGCATTATCACCTGGCCGAACCCGTTGGAGCGCTGAAGGAGGCGATCGCCGCCTCATTTCCGATGGTTATCGACTTCCTGGAGACGCTGAAAGAAGATCCGCAAGACGTCTTGGCGGACGTCTGGGATACAATCCTTGAAGAGACGAATGCCTTCAATAAGGTCCAGAAGAGCTGCATGGACAGCCTTCTGCGCCTGAATTGGCCCGGTGAGATCGGGCAACTGGATCGTATGTCTTGCACCAATTGTGGCTCGTCTCTTATCGGTCAGACCGACCGCGACAATATCGAGAGCGAAGCGGCCGATGCCAAATGCTTCCAGTGTGGCCATGAGTACGATCAGCGGCAGCTTGCTGAGATGGTCGTGTCGGCGAGCTACGAGATCGACGCCTATTATGCCGCCAAGAACGGTGACTCGTCACCGATCGCGACATGCCCCGAATGCAGCGCCGACGCCTATGTCGAGAATGGAGAAATGAGCATTTGCTTTGCATGTAAGGAAACGATCGGTGGCGAGTGCAGTCGATGCAGTGCCGACATCACGGTCCATGAGTACAATCCAGACTATCCCGGTTTGTGCAGCTACTGCGCTCACACCTGGGAAAAGGTTATGCGAGAGTGACGAAGGATATTGTCATCCGCACCGCCGTCGAGACGGATAATTTGATGGAGATGGTGCGAGCCTCTGCCGCACGGGCTCAACAATGGATGGCGTCGCAATCGGGGGACCCGCTGGACCTGTTGCGCCGGATGAAGTTCGATCCAATTGGCTTCCATCCCCTCGAGGATCGGCCGTTAAATCTGATCGAGCAAATCAATCAGACTTGGACCTTCGCCGTCGCCATCGCGGCTGCCCGCCAATTGTTGAACCTACATCCAGACGTGAGCGGGTTTCGGCTCGCCCCTGGCGCGCACGCATCGCTTGAACTCGACATCATGAGTGAGGAAGCCGGCTATGTCGGCGCCGAGACCTTTGCGGCTGTCAATCCACGCAACAACGGCAAGCTGGCAGCCGATCTTGTTAAGCTCGCATCTCGCATGGAGCGATATAAGTACGTATTCTTCATGTCACCCTTGTTCCCCGGCAACGAACGCCGACCGCAGTTCGAACGCAATGGGATAGAGGTCTGGTCTGTCGATTTCTGACCAGGACGAAAGGGTTGTCCGACAGGGTGGTCGTCGGTGGTTGCAGCAGACTGAGAGAGGCGATGAACCCAAACTTCTTGGGTCACGCACGCGGTGATGCGACTACTGTCCCTTTCTCTCCTGGTCGTCCGTCCACCATGTAGATCTGCCAGCCGAGCATCTCGACGTCGCTGGGTAGTTCCCAAGATGTCAAGACAGTTTGGTATAGGCACTCGGGACTGCCGAAGAAGTCCAAATAGGGCTGGATAGCACCCCAATCCATTCCAAGCGACTTAAGCTCGACCAATAGCAGCGTCGGCCCGAATTGGGTTCCTTCACGGGCTAGCGCCATCGCGAGTTCAAGTAGAACGCGCCCCCTTTCGCCACCCGATAATTGCTCGAACCTCATCACTCGACCATTGGTCAGATGACTTTCCAACACGTAGACAGGTGCGTCAAGATCATCTCTCTGAAGCTCGTCCTCGTCGTCTTCCTGCTGCGTCCGCTGGACAAATTCCACTTTCTTTACGAAATCACCGGATACGCGAGTGCCCAAGCTGCGCAACGCGAACTCATCAATCTGGAGCAAGTCCATGATTCGACGAAGATCGCACACAATGCGGTTGTCACCGCGTCCGCTTAGATAAACCGCGCTTGATCGGGCGTGGTTTCGGCTAACCGTTTTTCCATCAAGGTCTAGAGTGAGGATGCCTTCTGTTTGAACGGAGAGCCGATGTTCGGCGGGGGCGTCGAATATGATATCGTAGTGGACGTTGTTGTTTGCGAGCCAACGCCGGATATTGTCACTCGCCTCAAGTATGCTCACCCACTCGCAAATAGCGGATTTGCCACTGCCATTAGGCCCGATTAGAAATGTGGTCTTGGCGAAATCGATCTGCGTGCCGGGCGTGAAGAGCGGTGAACGCTCAAGCCTTAGAGTTCGCACGAATCCGAAAGCTGCCTGATTTCCGCTATGTTCAAACGATGTGCGGTATTCGTGGAGCGCTTTCCAGCTCTGCAACACATTGACGGGAAAGCGCACGCCGCTTTTCTTGTCGATCAGGTTCTCGTGCGCTCCGCACATCCAAATACCATTGGATGCGTGTTTTAGTTGCGCAGGCTTTAGCCCGCCCTGCCCACGGGGGCCACGAAGAGAGGCGGCGTGAATATGGCTGGCGAAGCCGGTGTCCTCGTACTGGTCAGGTGCGACCGCTGGCCCGAGGGTCAACTTCTGGCAGCCCGGATAGGAACAACGATAGCCTGCCCTGGAAGCGATGACATGGCGCGTCGTTGATGTAAAACCGTGCCGCGTCACGTAGATCGTACTCCGATTTGCGAGGCCCTAAGATACACAACTGAATAGACCAAATTACCTTCATTCACTTAAAATCGCGCGTTTTCACGCGAATTTCTCCGATATGCCCATATCCGTCCGTGAGCGTGCGCCCCCGGAATGGGCGCGGTGGCAACCGAAGCGTTCCGAAAATGAAGAGCCAGACCCGACCATGTGCGCCCCCCAATCAGTACCGGAATCCGAGCAGACTACCGCTCGCGTCGGTATCCGTCAGACGCAGCCGAACGAGCGCTTCATAGTCGAAGCCCGGCGAAAAGTCGCTGACCGGGACCATGTCGGTGTTGAGGGTGCAGATATATTGAAAGTCGTATTTTGCGGCCATCGCTGCCGCTAGTTCGAGCGCGTGGGCTCGCTGACGGGGATCAACGCCGTCGAAGATCGTGCTGTCGTGAATCAGGAAGTCGATCCCGAGACCGCGCTGCCGCGCGAATGAGATCAGCATGAGATCGTAGCAGAAGATTTTCATCTTGCTGATACCCTCGCTCGGGCTACCGGCAATCTCTACGTCGAACTTGTAGCCCGTATCATCGATGTCGATGACTAGGCGACCGGGCGATTTGTAGAGACTCTCGGAGAATTCAGAGAACAGGCTGAGCGCCTGTGACCAGAGTGCGCGCCGTTCTTCATAATCGAGTGCTGTCGCTCGCTTCAACTCCACGGTCTCGACCTTGATCGTGTCCGCCTTCGTGGTCATCTGGCGAAGCTGGGTGATCCTGTTGGTCAGTTCATCGACCTTCAGCCGGGTGGCGGCATGCAGCTCCTGTAGCTGCGTCAGTTCCTCCAGCGCGCCCTGTCCGGCAAGCGCGCTAAGGTAGCCGGCACGGCGATCCGTGAGAGTCGCTATGTTCGTCTCGCGCTCGCTGACAGCAGCCTCAAGCGCGGCAATCTCGCTGGCGATGAACTCGCGGCGGTTGGCGATAATCTGCGCATTGAAAGCCCGCGCATCCTCCAGCGTCTTCTTGACGGCGCCAGGCAGGGCGATGCCCGCCTCACCGTAGAGAGCTTCCAGCCGGTCTTCGGTCGGGACATCTTCGCTGACCAGCGAGTCGCGGTAGCGATCGAGCCGGCGCTTATCCACGATATTGGCGTTGACCAAGCCGTGGATTTCGCCGGTCAGGACGTTCGCCTGGCCCTCGATCTCACGGTACTGGGGAAGCACGCGGAAGCTTGAGAGAGCATCGCGCTCGCGTTCGAGCTGTGTCGACAGGCGAAGGCGTTCGGCTTCGAGTTCACCGAGGGACGCCAGTTCGCCGTCGACCGCTCCGGTCTTGATCGCCTGTTTGAGCGCATCGAGTGCGTTCTTTTGATCCTTGAGCTGCTGCCAGGTCGCAGCTTTCTCCCAGTTCAATCCGAGAAGGAATGCGTTGTGGACCTGGATATCCCAGGTCTTCTGATTATCGAAATACTTGAAGGGGATGTTGTACGCGGCTGTCTGGTTACGCACGAAATAGGAAAGCAGCGACCGCGCCGAGGGCTTGTAGCCCGACTCGGCAGACAACTCGCTGATGCCGAACAGCGCCCAGGCGAGGACCGCTCGCCATTTCTTCGCGTCGAGACCGGGCACGCCTTCCTTGTTAGGGGTCGGGCGGACAGGCCAGTCGTCGGTCGCGCCTTCGATCGCGAAGAAACCGGGCGTGTCGGTGGCTCGCGTTACCGCGACGTCGCGGCCGGACAGGGAAAGCTCCAGCGTGAATGCCCAACCCTGCAAAGCCTCGATGCGAAGTCCCTTTCCGGGTGAGGTATTGCTTGCGAGACAGAAGTCGATGATCTCGATGAGCGTCGATTTGCCAAGTGCGTTCGTCGTGTCCTTGTCGCCGGCCGAGGTGGATCGGTCGGCCAGTATGAGATTGACTCCTGGCTGAAGCAGAGCGGCGTGGAAGCCTTTGTGATTGGCGCGAACAGCTCGGATCATGAGGCGGTCCTGACGATGAGGCCGTCTCGAATGTCGATGGCGCCGATGAGATAGAGGAGATTCGAGGCCAGCACGAACCGCTCGAAAGTTCCGACGTTCGGCTCCGTGCGCAGACGCTCCCAAAGGCCCGAGACGGTCATGGGCATGCTGAGGTGGGCAAGCAGCGTCGCGCCGACACCGATCAGCGCCTCGTTCTGCGGGATATGTTTGGTCGGAAGAATCATTTCTCAAACACGTCGCAGATTTCGAAAAGATAGATCAGCACCGCGATACCAGCAGTCTTGTCCGCCTGCCGACGCAACCCGCGTTGGGCAAAGGCGCACATCAGCTCGAACAGCTCGTCGCCCTTATGGCCCTCCTTCCGACGCGCGTAATATTCCTCAAGGAA
The Shinella zoogloeoides DNA segment above includes these coding regions:
- a CDS encoding SOS response-associated peptidase, with amino-acid sequence MCNAYEQHVKWVEYCRMMQALELGIPTQQSDLDLPEHDDIRINQMGPVMRATANDREVELERMNFGLPSNRPEGGPVFNFRSEGRDFSNTHRCLVPASAFFEFTGTKYPKTKHRFTLNGAPFLAVAGIWREAQGNHPASFAMLTTDPGPDVKPIHDRQIVVLRPEDWAAWLWLTKPEAELLRPLEQVSLSVETVRKGAD
- a CDS encoding DUF2326 domain-containing protein, with protein sequence MIRAVRANHKGFHAALLQPGVNLILADRSTSAGDKDTTNALGKSTLIEIIDFCLASNTSPGKGLRIEALQGWAFTLELSLSGRDVAVTRATDTPGFFAIEGATDDWPVRPTPNKEGVPGLDAKKWRAVLAWALFGISELSAESGYKPSARSLLSYFVRNQTAAYNIPFKYFDNQKTWDIQVHNAFLLGLNWEKAATWQQLKDQKNALDALKQAIKTGAVDGELASLGELEAERLRLSTQLERERDALSSFRVLPQYREIEGQANVLTGEIHGLVNANIVDKRRLDRYRDSLVSEDVPTEDRLEALYGEAGIALPGAVKKTLEDARAFNAQIIANRREFIASEIAALEAAVSERETNIATLTDRRAGYLSALAGQGALEELTQLQELHAATRLKVDELTNRITQLRQMTTKADTIKVETVELKRATALDYEERRALWSQALSLFSEFSESLYKSPGRLVIDIDDTGYKFDVEIAGSPSEGISKMKIFCYDLMLISFARQRGLGIDFLIHDSTIFDGVDPRQRAHALELAAAMAAKYDFQYICTLNTDMVPVSDFSPGFDYEALVRLRLTDTDASGSLLGFRY
- a CDS encoding ArdC family protein: MSRRDRTPRAGSDRTNLYDEITGKIIAELEVGRFPWVQPWGTASAKAPLGLPRNAATGRSYSGINILILWGAVVQHGFPGQGWLTYRQAAALGGNVRKGEQGTTVVYADRFVPEDEKRRARETGEEAQAIPFLKRFTVFNAAQCERLPDDITVAVPPPPPGLIEPRVEALIRATGVDFRIGGDRAFYVPADDYVVVPPPQAYFEPINWHRTALHELGHASGHRSRLNRDFSSSFGTKKYAFEELIAEMSAAFCCASLGIVPTVRHADYIGSWLDVLREDSRAVVRAASQASKAADWILSFAPDDGLRPVEAEPDRRAA
- a CDS encoding ABC-three component system middle component 6, which encodes MILPTKHIPQNEALIGVGATLLAHLSMPMTVSGLWERLRTEPNVGTFERFVLASNLLYLIGAIDIRDGLIVRTAS
- a CDS encoding ParB/RepB/Spo0J family partition protein; its protein translation is MARAAKKKPALAMIEFSRSRDIPFNRIHLSNDNVREVDADAGLDELEFDVERREDLILGINVRAVLDADGNETGDFETPAGGRRYRVIARLVAKGRFPEDGLVPCLVKKANAKTSAVDDSLAENTFRVGLHPLDQFRAFKRMVDGGMTHEEVASAYFTTTRYVEQRLVLAKVSPKLHEVYAANGMTLRTLEAFTAHPDHERQEQVWDAVRQSHNKEPWQIREMLTETEVPASDKRARFVGLDAYLAASGSLLPRYLFDDDEEGWLEDVPLLDRLVGEKLKAAADAVAAEGWKWVEADLELPYGYDHGLRGVVGTPAELSKKERREREKLRSQQERLEAKYPADQELPEDIDRRLGEIERQLEAFERRPTVYDPVEIAIAGAFVTVDEDGELVVNRGWVRPEDEPVETVDTEGVEPDAGIDGEDDDDLSPEGPRTVIAVNGRPVEPEEDVDVIRPLPEKLVIELSAHRTIALRNAVGSNPHVAMTALLHKLARDAFRRSTHGATVQVSVHEVFCGNQGTDLKTTPYAKAVDKRHAAWKAKVPTDDDALWDWLVALDDENRMALLAHCMSLGINALYERPNPMSATGISERQLQARMAEADRLARVTGLDMAEAGFRPTVANYFGRVTKQRILEAIAEAVGESTANLLDNQKKDKMWMASEAEERLANTGWLPEPLRLASEEPAIEGAAEEDEPDVALPDFLAGDDEAPEAGTGEDPAVLVAAE
- a CDS encoding AAA family ATPase translates to MTRHGFTSTTRHVIASRAGYRCSYPGCQKLTLGPAVAPDQYEDTGFASHIHAASLRGPRGQGGLKPAQLKHASNGIWMCGAHENLIDKKSGVRFPVNVLQSWKALHEYRTSFEHSGNQAAFGFVRTLRLERSPLFTPGTQIDFAKTTFLIGPNGSGKSAICEWVSILEASDNIRRWLANNNVHYDIIFDAPAEHRLSVQTEGILTLDLDGKTVSRNHARSSAVYLSGRGDNRIVCDLRRIMDLLQIDEFALRSLGTRVSGDFVKKVEFVQRTQQEDDEDELQRDDLDAPVYVLESHLTNGRVMRFEQLSGGERGRVLLELAMALAREGTQFGPTLLLVELKSLGMDWGAIQPYLDFFGSPECLYQTVLTSWELPSDVEMLGWQIYMVDGRPGEKGTVVASPRA